A part of Microbacterium terregens genomic DNA contains:
- a CDS encoding Rieske 2Fe-2S domain-containing protein yields the protein MRITGLGHAGMFIETRGGSILCDPVIGPTFFGSWFPFPDNRGLDWEKYGKADFLYISHRHRDHFDPALMERVVPKDIKVLLPDYPTDDLEQDLRRLGYRNILYTQAGVPLEFGDLKVMVTPLRAPSDGPIGDSSLSVDDGTAGILNQNDSHPLDLDTLLRFRKPDAYFTQVSGAIWWPMVYDLPQDAKQNFARLKRDAQNKRAMYYIEKVDAEHVFPMAGPPMFLREDLFRYNGFGLDDDSIFTDQRQFLAHMAALRPEQKGYEFVPGTVVELNDGEISVTQTLYTDAEIDRIFDEKWDYLAEQRDSRQNEIAAEEASRAPVLAPDEMLAAIRDWWEPLLRRGRTIRNGVGGNVRFRIGDLDMVVDFPKAKVRAYAGEDCIYWYTIPADLVSTNIRDHEIDWSNSIFLSMQFHVGRSGKFNEFLTTFLKCLSRDRIEYVENWYAEQTDQTEDAQLGDWIVQRRCPHLRADLTKTGNIEDGVLTCSLHDWKWDLASGKCLTTQGHPIRSRSAEDALSPGATSPAVA from the coding sequence ATGAGGATCACGGGCCTCGGCCACGCAGGCATGTTCATCGAGACCCGCGGCGGCAGCATCCTGTGCGATCCGGTGATCGGTCCGACGTTCTTCGGATCGTGGTTCCCGTTCCCCGACAACCGAGGGCTGGATTGGGAGAAGTACGGCAAGGCCGACTTCCTCTACATCTCGCACCGCCACCGCGATCACTTCGACCCGGCACTCATGGAGCGCGTCGTTCCGAAGGACATCAAAGTCCTGCTGCCGGACTACCCCACCGATGATCTCGAGCAGGATCTGCGCCGTCTCGGGTATAGGAACATCCTCTACACGCAGGCCGGCGTGCCGCTGGAGTTCGGTGACCTGAAGGTGATGGTGACGCCGCTGCGCGCGCCGAGCGACGGTCCGATCGGAGATTCGAGCCTCTCGGTCGATGACGGCACTGCCGGCATCCTGAATCAGAACGACTCGCATCCGCTGGACCTGGACACGCTGCTCCGCTTCAGAAAGCCCGACGCGTACTTCACGCAGGTCTCGGGCGCCATCTGGTGGCCGATGGTCTACGACCTGCCCCAGGACGCCAAGCAGAACTTCGCGCGGCTGAAGCGCGACGCGCAGAACAAGCGCGCGATGTACTACATCGAGAAGGTCGACGCCGAGCATGTCTTCCCGATGGCCGGGCCGCCGATGTTCCTGCGCGAGGATCTGTTCCGCTACAACGGGTTCGGACTTGACGACGACTCGATCTTCACGGATCAGCGGCAGTTCCTCGCGCATATGGCAGCGCTGCGCCCCGAGCAGAAGGGCTACGAATTCGTTCCGGGAACCGTCGTCGAGCTGAACGACGGTGAGATCTCGGTGACGCAGACGCTCTACACGGATGCCGAGATCGACCGCATCTTCGACGAGAAGTGGGACTATCTCGCCGAGCAGCGCGACTCACGACAGAACGAGATCGCGGCGGAGGAGGCGTCCCGTGCCCCGGTCCTGGCACCGGACGAGATGCTCGCGGCGATCCGGGACTGGTGGGAGCCGCTCCTGCGCCGCGGCCGGACGATCCGCAACGGCGTCGGAGGCAACGTGCGATTCCGGATCGGCGACCTCGACATGGTGGTGGATTTCCCGAAGGCGAAGGTGCGGGCCTACGCGGGGGAGGACTGCATCTACTGGTACACGATCCCGGCCGACCTCGTCTCGACGAACATCCGCGACCACGAGATCGACTGGTCGAACTCCATCTTCCTGTCGATGCAGTTCCACGTCGGTCGCAGTGGCAAGTTCAACGAATTCCTCACGACCTTCCTGAAGTGCCTGTCCCGCGACCGCATCGAGTATGTCGAGAACTGGTACGCGGAGCAGACCGACCAGACCGAGGATGCGCAGCTCGGCGACTGGATCGTGCAGCGGCGATGCCCCCACCTGCGGGCGGACCTCACCAAGACCGGAAACATCGAGGACGGCGTGCTCACGTGCAGCCTGCACGACTGGAAATGGGACCTCGCCAGCGGCAAGTGCCTCACCACGCAGGGGCACCCGATCCGCTCTCGCAGCGCCGAGGATGCGCTCTCGCCCGGGGCCACCAGCCCCGCCGTCGCGTAA
- the nusB gene encoding transcription antitermination factor NusB, with product MSARTKARKRALDILFQSDVRGDDLSVTLAAEATRAANEPARESSWLYAREIVDGVIDNRDEIDEQISTFAKDWSLARMPAVDRALLRMGVWEILFNDEVPTAVAIDEAVDLAKEFSTDDSGAFVHGVLARIARSS from the coding sequence ATGAGCGCACGTACCAAGGCGCGCAAGCGTGCCCTCGACATCCTCTTCCAGTCCGACGTCCGCGGGGACGACCTCTCCGTCACACTCGCCGCGGAGGCCACGCGCGCCGCGAACGAACCGGCCCGCGAGTCCTCGTGGCTCTACGCCCGCGAGATCGTCGACGGCGTGATCGACAACCGCGACGAGATCGACGAGCAGATCAGCACCTTCGCCAAGGACTGGTCGCTCGCGCGGATGCCCGCCGTCGACCGCGCTCTGCTGCGAATGGGCGTCTGGGAGATCCTCTTCAACGACGAGGTGCCCACCGCCGTTGCGATCGACGAAGCGGTCGACCTGGCCAAGGAGTTCTCGACCGACGATTCGGGAGCCTTCGTGCACGGAGTCCTCGCTCGAATCGCCCGTTCCTCCTGA
- the efp gene encoding elongation factor P, producing the protein MASTADIRNGVVLSIDGQLWNVIEFQHVKPGKGGAFVRTKLKNVVSGKTVDRTYNAGAKIEIENVDRRDFTYLYNDGEAFVFMDVADYDQLTVPATVVGDAANFLLENQQVQIALNNGNPLYVELPASVVLEITYTEPGLQGDRSSAGTKPATVETGYEIQVPLFLETGTKVKVDTRTGDYLGRVN; encoded by the coding sequence ATGGCATCCACCGCAGACATCAGAAACGGCGTCGTCCTCAGCATCGACGGACAGCTGTGGAACGTCATCGAGTTCCAGCACGTCAAGCCCGGAAAGGGCGGCGCCTTCGTGCGCACCAAGCTCAAGAACGTCGTCTCGGGCAAGACGGTGGACCGCACTTACAACGCCGGCGCCAAGATCGAGATCGAGAACGTCGACCGCCGCGACTTCACGTACCTGTACAACGACGGCGAAGCGTTCGTGTTCATGGACGTCGCCGACTACGACCAGCTCACCGTTCCGGCGACGGTCGTCGGCGACGCCGCGAACTTCCTCCTGGAGAACCAGCAGGTCCAGATCGCGCTGAACAACGGCAACCCGCTCTATGTGGAGCTGCCGGCATCCGTCGTCCTGGAGATCACCTACACCGAGCCGGGTCTGCAGGGCGACCGCTCGTCGGCCGGCACCAAGCCCGCCACCGTCGAGACCGGCTATGAGATCCAGGTGCCGCTGTTCCTCGAGACCGGCACGAAGGTCAAGGTCGATACCCGCACGGGCGACTACCTCGGCCGCGTCAACTAG
- the aroQ gene encoding type II 3-dehydroquinate dehydratase gives MSAHAPRRLLLVNGPNLNLLGTREPDVYGSQTLADVEDLAAATAAAAGFEIRAVQSNHEGVLIDAIHAARQDCAGIVINPGGLTHTSVVLRDALSAVALPVAEVHISNVYEREPFRHHSYVTDVAVVHVIGEGVNGYATAITRLIAVLTGQADG, from the coding sequence ATGTCTGCGCACGCGCCGCGTCGCCTGCTCCTGGTCAACGGGCCGAACCTGAACCTGCTCGGCACGCGGGAGCCGGACGTCTACGGATCGCAGACGCTCGCCGACGTCGAAGACCTCGCGGCGGCCACTGCCGCCGCAGCCGGCTTCGAGATCCGCGCGGTGCAGAGCAATCACGAGGGCGTCCTGATAGATGCGATCCACGCCGCCCGGCAGGACTGCGCGGGAATCGTCATCAACCCGGGCGGTCTGACCCACACCTCCGTCGTGCTCCGCGATGCGCTGTCCGCGGTCGCGCTGCCGGTTGCCGAAGTGCACATCAGCAACGTCTACGAGCGGGAGCCCTTCCGGCATCACTCCTACGTGACGGATGTCGCTGTCGTCCACGTGATCGGCGAGGGTGTCAACGGATATGCGACCGCAATCACGCGCCTGATCGCCGTTCTCACCGGGCAGGCGGACGGCTGA
- the aroB gene encoding 3-dehydroquinate synthase has protein sequence MTETTTISVPGETGYDITIGRGILDLVGAALDPAVRKVLVVHPPTLGSAAAELRERLMSDGTREVLLAEIPDAEQGKRVEVAAFCWQVMGKADFTRTDAVVGFGGGAVTDLAGFVAATWLRGVQVVQVPTTVLGMVDAAVGGKTGINTAEGKNLVGAFWAPRAVVCDLSTLETLSPNEAVAGFAEVVKAGLIWYPEILDIIEADSAAAVDPTSDSFRRCIELAIGMKAHVVGEDFREGGLREVLNYGHTLGHAIEHAERYRWRHGAAISVGMMYAAELSRLAGRLPDAAVQRHRGVLELLGLPTTYRAGAWPQLLATMQRDKKSRAGMLRFIVLDDIARPTVLRAPDESLLFAAYQEIAG, from the coding sequence ATGACCGAAACCACCACCATCTCCGTTCCCGGGGAGACCGGCTACGACATCACGATCGGGCGCGGCATCCTCGACCTGGTCGGCGCAGCGCTCGACCCGGCCGTGCGGAAGGTGCTCGTCGTGCACCCCCCGACCCTGGGCTCCGCGGCCGCGGAGCTCCGCGAGCGACTGATGTCAGACGGCACCCGCGAGGTGCTGCTGGCCGAGATTCCGGACGCCGAGCAGGGCAAGCGGGTCGAAGTCGCCGCGTTCTGCTGGCAGGTCATGGGAAAGGCGGACTTCACCCGCACGGACGCCGTGGTGGGGTTCGGCGGCGGCGCGGTCACCGACCTGGCGGGTTTCGTGGCCGCCACGTGGCTGCGCGGCGTGCAGGTCGTTCAGGTGCCGACCACCGTGCTGGGCATGGTCGACGCCGCGGTCGGCGGAAAGACCGGCATCAATACGGCGGAGGGCAAGAACCTCGTCGGCGCCTTCTGGGCCCCGCGCGCGGTCGTCTGCGACCTGAGCACCCTGGAGACCCTCTCTCCGAACGAGGCGGTGGCCGGGTTCGCCGAGGTCGTCAAGGCGGGGCTGATCTGGTACCCCGAGATCCTGGACATCATCGAAGCTGACAGCGCCGCCGCGGTGGATCCGACCAGCGACTCCTTCCGGCGATGCATCGAACTGGCGATCGGCATGAAGGCCCACGTCGTGGGGGAGGACTTCCGCGAAGGCGGTCTGCGCGAGGTGCTCAACTACGGCCACACCCTGGGTCACGCCATCGAGCACGCGGAGCGCTACCGCTGGCGTCACGGGGCGGCGATCTCGGTCGGCATGATGTACGCCGCCGAGCTCTCACGGCTGGCCGGACGACTGCCGGATGCCGCGGTCCAGCGTCACCGCGGCGTCCTCGAGCTGCTGGGACTGCCCACGACGTACCGCGCCGGGGCATGGCCGCAGCTGCTTGCCACGATGCAGCGCGACAAGAAGAGCCGCGCGGGGATGCTGCGCTTCATCGTCCTCGATGACATCGCGCGGCCGACGGTGCTGCGAGCGCCGGACGAATCACTCTTGTTCGCCGCGTACCAAGAGATCGCCGGCTGA
- a CDS encoding shikimate kinase, with product MTSPGSAIVLIGPMGAGKTSVGRRVARALGQTFTDTDKAIVRDHGPIPELFASFGEARFREIERTAVADALARGGVVALGGGAILDAATRADLAAHRVVLLTVSPHIVAGRLHGGDRPLLADADPVARWQRIFAERRGLYEEAADVTFDTSSGPLAAVVADIVSWAKQTQTAEEDA from the coding sequence ATGACCTCGCCCGGTAGCGCGATCGTCCTGATCGGACCCATGGGTGCGGGCAAGACGAGCGTCGGCCGGCGCGTGGCGCGCGCGCTGGGGCAGACCTTCACCGACACGGACAAGGCGATCGTGCGCGATCACGGTCCGATCCCCGAGCTCTTCGCGAGCTTCGGCGAGGCCCGCTTCCGCGAGATCGAGCGAACGGCCGTCGCGGACGCGCTGGCACGGGGCGGCGTGGTCGCCCTCGGCGGCGGTGCCATCCTGGATGCCGCCACCCGGGCGGATCTGGCCGCGCATCGCGTCGTGCTGCTGACCGTCTCGCCGCACATCGTCGCCGGCCGTCTGCACGGCGGCGACCGCCCCCTGCTCGCCGACGCCGACCCGGTCGCGCGCTGGCAGCGGATCTTCGCCGAACGCCGCGGCCTGTACGAGGAGGCCGCCGACGTCACCTTCGACACCTCCTCGGGCCCGCTGGCGGCCGTCGTCGCAGACATCGTGTCCTGGGCGAAGCAGACTCAGACCGCCGAGGAGGACGCATGA
- the aroC gene encoding chorismate synthase, which produces MLRVLTAGESHGPELVAIMEGLPAGVPVSRTAIQADLARRKLGYGRGSRMKFEEDELTISGGVRHGSSLGSPIALRIGNTEWPKWVEVMSPEPIDLTDMSRGRGAPLTRPRPGHADLVGMQKYGFDEARPILERASARETAARVALGAIARGFLAELGIRLVSHTLSIGPVRVPENAALPTPDDVDALDADPLRCFDPATSALMVEEVDDARKDGDTLGGIVEVLAYGVPPGLGSHVHWDRRLDGKLSQALMSIQAIKGVEVGDGFLTTTRRGSAAHDELFATEQGITRSSDRAGGIEGGMSTGTVLRIRAGMKPIATVPRSLRTIDVATGETASAHHQRSDVCAVPAAGVVAEAMVALVLAEVVLEKFGGDSVVETRRNLEGYLAAIPETLRTHSESDPALIEHDLAR; this is translated from the coding sequence ATGCTCCGCGTGCTCACGGCCGGCGAATCCCACGGCCCCGAACTGGTCGCCATCATGGAGGGTCTGCCCGCGGGCGTCCCCGTGTCGCGCACCGCGATCCAGGCCGATCTCGCCCGCAGGAAGCTCGGCTACGGCCGAGGCTCGCGGATGAAGTTCGAGGAGGACGAGCTGACGATCTCCGGCGGCGTCCGGCACGGATCCAGCCTCGGAAGCCCCATCGCGCTGCGCATCGGCAACACCGAATGGCCCAAGTGGGTCGAGGTGATGAGCCCTGAGCCGATCGACCTGACCGACATGTCCCGCGGACGCGGGGCGCCATTGACCCGCCCCCGCCCCGGCCACGCGGATCTGGTCGGCATGCAGAAGTACGGATTCGACGAGGCCCGTCCGATCCTCGAGCGCGCGAGCGCCCGAGAGACCGCGGCACGCGTCGCGCTGGGCGCGATCGCACGCGGATTCCTGGCCGAGCTCGGGATTCGGCTTGTCAGCCACACCCTCTCCATCGGTCCCGTGCGCGTCCCCGAGAACGCGGCCCTGCCCACGCCCGACGACGTCGACGCGCTCGACGCCGATCCGCTGCGCTGCTTCGACCCGGCCACGTCGGCCCTCATGGTCGAAGAGGTCGACGACGCCCGCAAGGACGGCGACACGCTCGGCGGCATCGTGGAGGTGCTCGCCTACGGTGTCCCGCCCGGGCTCGGCTCCCACGTGCACTGGGACCGCCGCCTGGACGGCAAGCTCTCGCAGGCGCTCATGAGCATCCAGGCCATCAAGGGCGTGGAGGTCGGGGACGGATTCCTCACCACCACGCGCCGGGGATCGGCGGCGCACGACGAGCTGTTCGCGACCGAGCAGGGGATCACCCGCTCCAGCGACCGCGCCGGCGGCATCGAAGGGGGAATGTCGACGGGCACCGTCCTGCGCATCCGTGCCGGCATGAAGCCGATCGCCACGGTGCCGCGCTCGCTGCGCACCATCGACGTCGCAACCGGCGAGACGGCGTCGGCCCATCACCAGCGTTCCGATGTGTGCGCGGTCCCGGCCGCGGGGGTCGTTGCCGAGGCGATGGTGGCACTCGTTCTGGCGGAAGTGGTGCTGGAGAAGTTCGGCGGCGACAGCGTCGTCGAGACGCGCCGCAATCTCGAGGGGTACCTCGCCGCCATTCCCGAGACGCTCCGGACGCACAGCGAGAGCGATCCCGCCCTCATCGAGCATGACCTCGCCCGGTAG
- a CDS encoding shikimate dehydrogenase, whose amino-acid sequence MLRPEATRLEVWGDPVAHSRSPQLHAAAYQALGLDWTYDRRRVTAADFPRELAGLSDRWRGLSLTMPLKGRAFQASARRDRRAELTGAVNTLLLAGDGPRGFNTDVGGIVRALEGEGVPGLDRARIVGAGATAMSALVALSELGANRVEVVARRSAAIEPLAGLGATIGVEVIGVPFDAPAHTETPVTIATLPGDAAVPAAAADALAQRGGLLLDVVYGHWPTALADAWERADRPATSGLGMLLHQALLQVRVFVTGGTDEALENESLVLAEMQSAVVGD is encoded by the coding sequence ATGCTGAGGCCGGAAGCCACGCGCCTGGAGGTGTGGGGCGATCCCGTCGCGCACAGTCGCTCACCCCAACTGCACGCGGCGGCCTACCAGGCACTGGGCCTGGACTGGACCTACGACCGACGCCGCGTGACCGCCGCCGACTTCCCTCGTGAGCTGGCCGGACTCTCGGACCGTTGGCGAGGCCTGTCCCTGACGATGCCGCTCAAGGGGCGCGCGTTTCAGGCGTCCGCCCGGCGGGACCGGCGCGCGGAGCTGACCGGAGCGGTCAACACTCTGTTGCTCGCCGGCGATGGCCCCCGCGGGTTCAACACCGACGTGGGGGGGATCGTGCGCGCCCTCGAGGGCGAGGGCGTGCCCGGGCTGGACCGGGCGCGCATCGTCGGCGCCGGTGCCACGGCGATGTCCGCACTCGTGGCTCTCAGCGAGCTCGGGGCAAACCGCGTCGAGGTCGTGGCTCGGCGCAGCGCCGCGATCGAACCGCTCGCCGGTCTGGGCGCGACGATCGGCGTCGAGGTCATCGGTGTGCCCTTCGACGCGCCCGCCCACACGGAGACGCCCGTCACGATCGCGACCCTGCCCGGAGACGCGGCGGTTCCCGCGGCCGCGGCCGATGCACTCGCCCAGCGCGGCGGACTTCTGCTCGATGTGGTGTACGGCCACTGGCCCACCGCATTGGCGGATGCCTGGGAACGCGCGGATCGCCCGGCGACGTCCGGCCTCGGGATGCTGCTGCATCAGGCGCTTCTCCAGGTCCGCGTCTTCGTCACCGGAGGCACCGACGAGGCTCTCGAGAACGAGAGCCTCGTCCTCGCCGAAATGCAGTCGGCGGTCGTGGGAGACTAG
- the mltG gene encoding endolytic transglycosylase MltG produces MPDAKSPFDDPFADLFGKLPDPRERRAAGEDAPRGTSEPVTPTGGRNATGGRPLSRREAREAAARQAAARKSPVEVSVPTPAPTPETSPPAAPARAVPAASPLSAPSVLPVDDAHNWPVVGGSTPGSPSYSRTGESAAPRAVATATLEDLFTGEQATNSLGQEPPPRNRRKRRIGGWIALGVVLLLIGGIVTGGLWVWNTYETQIREVMGWEEPKDFEPGLANGETFVTISSGDTGGPISQSLFDAGVTKTPGAFYDYLIDTAQNPPFVPGVFKLQKQMTSAAALEALLDPANKLENTAQLREGLTVEQSLPILAEGTGLPIEDFQAAVANPADYGVPADSLEGWLFPATYTFDPGATAADVVTTLVNRTVQSLDAASVAVDDRQRVLTIASIIQREARFETDFYKVSRVIQNRLSPDNQQTFGKLEMDSTAQYGFGEADGTASTSEDAQFNDNPWNTYVHPGLPIGPISNPGDVAIDAAMHPADGDWLYFVTVNLNTGETVFTSNLTDHNKAVAQWQAWCTENPDAGC; encoded by the coding sequence ATGCCCGATGCGAAGTCGCCCTTCGATGATCCGTTCGCGGATCTGTTCGGCAAGCTCCCTGATCCGCGTGAGCGGCGGGCCGCGGGCGAGGACGCCCCGCGCGGCACGTCCGAGCCGGTGACCCCGACCGGCGGCCGGAACGCGACCGGGGGGCGTCCGCTCTCGCGTCGCGAGGCGCGCGAGGCCGCCGCACGGCAGGCCGCGGCCCGCAAGAGCCCCGTCGAGGTCTCCGTCCCAACCCCCGCGCCCACTCCCGAGACATCTCCACCGGCCGCGCCCGCCCGCGCCGTGCCGGCGGCCTCGCCGCTGTCGGCCCCGTCCGTGCTGCCCGTCGATGACGCGCACAACTGGCCGGTCGTCGGGGGGTCCACACCCGGCTCGCCGTCATACAGCCGCACCGGCGAATCCGCGGCCCCGCGGGCTGTGGCCACCGCGACGCTCGAGGACCTGTTCACCGGGGAGCAGGCGACCAACAGCCTCGGGCAGGAGCCACCGCCCAGGAACAGGCGCAAACGCCGCATCGGCGGATGGATCGCTCTCGGCGTCGTGCTGCTGCTGATCGGCGGCATCGTCACGGGCGGACTCTGGGTCTGGAACACCTACGAAACCCAGATCCGTGAGGTGATGGGCTGGGAGGAACCGAAGGACTTCGAACCCGGCCTGGCCAACGGCGAGACGTTCGTGACGATCTCGTCCGGCGACACGGGCGGGCCGATCTCGCAGAGCCTGTTCGATGCGGGCGTCACCAAGACGCCCGGGGCCTTCTACGACTACCTGATCGACACGGCCCAGAATCCTCCCTTCGTCCCCGGCGTCTTCAAGCTGCAGAAGCAGATGACCTCGGCCGCCGCCCTCGAGGCGCTGCTGGATCCCGCCAACAAGCTGGAGAACACCGCGCAGCTGCGCGAGGGACTGACCGTGGAGCAATCGCTGCCGATCCTCGCCGAGGGCACGGGGCTGCCGATCGAGGACTTCCAGGCGGCGGTGGCCAACCCCGCGGACTACGGCGTACCGGCGGACAGCCTCGAAGGATGGCTGTTCCCGGCCACCTACACCTTCGATCCCGGCGCCACCGCGGCGGATGTCGTCACGACCCTGGTGAACCGGACCGTCCAGTCCCTGGATGCCGCGTCCGTGGCTGTCGACGACCGGCAGCGCGTGCTGACCATCGCCTCGATCATCCAGCGCGAGGCGCGCTTCGAGACCGACTTCTACAAGGTCTCCCGCGTGATCCAGAACCGCCTCTCACCGGACAACCAGCAGACGTTCGGAAAGCTCGAGATGGATTCGACAGCCCAGTACGGGTTCGGCGAGGCGGACGGCACCGCCAGCACATCCGAGGACGCCCAGTTCAACGACAACCCGTGGAACACCTATGTGCACCCCGGTCTGCCGATCGGGCCGATCTCCAACCCCGGCGACGTCGCCATCGATGCCGCGATGCATCCGGCCGACGGCGACTGGCTCTACTTCGTGACGGTCAACCTCAACACCGGTGAGACGGTCTTCACGTCGAACCTGACGGACCACAACAAGGCGGTCGCGCAATGGCAGGCGTGGTGCACTGAGAACCCCGACGCAGGATGCTGA
- the ruvX gene encoding Holliday junction resolvase RuvX: MTGFRRGVRLGIDVGRARVGVARCDPDGMLATPVETVPRNDDSIRRIVALAEEYEASELLVGLPLNMRGEDTASTTDARSFAAALSAASELPIRLVDERLSTVSAHAALRDSGRTQRSSRSIVDQVAAVVLLQQALDVEKSTGRPAGSPVPPAQEPA, encoded by the coding sequence GTGACCGGCTTCCGGCGGGGCGTGCGCCTCGGAATCGACGTCGGCAGAGCGCGGGTGGGTGTCGCGCGCTGCGACCCGGACGGGATGCTCGCGACGCCGGTGGAGACGGTGCCGCGCAACGACGACTCGATCCGGCGGATCGTCGCGCTGGCCGAGGAGTACGAGGCGAGCGAACTCCTGGTGGGGCTGCCACTGAACATGCGCGGCGAGGACACCGCCTCGACGACCGACGCCCGTTCCTTCGCGGCCGCGCTGTCCGCGGCATCCGAGCTGCCCATCCGCCTGGTGGACGAACGACTCAGCACGGTGTCCGCGCACGCGGCACTGCGAGACTCGGGCAGAACCCAGCGTTCATCTCGTAGCATTGTTGACCAGGTCGCGGCGGTTGTTCTGCTCCAGCAAGCACTCGATGTCGAGAAGAGCACCGGGCGGCCTGCCGGATCGCCCGTTCCCCCGGCCCAGGAGCCCGCCTGA